A genomic stretch from Chroococcidiopsis sp. SAG 2025 includes:
- a CDS encoding IS1 family transposase, which translates to MTTILAFLLYPFVLLLPKLTLEAIEPSQKICEEPSERVCPTCGSEHVIKNGSTHSGKPKYQCKLCGHQFVVNPTNSPVSEETKQLIDRLLLERISLRGIARVAQVSWSWLQDYVNQRLDQTPRQVKVSVKSLGKLVIECDELWSFVDNKKNEIYIWLAIDRNSRKILGCFVGDRTRKSARKLWASLPEVYQQCAFSYTDFWQAYKTVIPPKRHKAVGKETGLTNHIERLNNTFRQRVSRLVRESLSFSKKLNNHIGAVWYFIHGYNAELDRI; encoded by the coding sequence ATGACAACAATTTTAGCATTCTTACTTTATCCATTCGTATTACTACTGCCTAAATTAACACTAGAGGCGATAGAACCATCCCAAAAAATATGTGAAGAACCTTCGGAACGAGTCTGTCCTACCTGTGGCTCTGAACATGTAATCAAAAATGGTTCAACTCACAGTGGCAAGCCCAAATATCAGTGTAAGCTCTGTGGTCACCAATTTGTTGTTAATCCGACTAACTCGCCTGTTTCAGAGGAAACTAAGCAGCTGATCGATCGGCTCTTGCTGGAGAGAATATCATTGCGGGGAATTGCCAGGGTGGCTCAAGTAAGTTGGTCTTGGTTACAAGATTATGTCAATCAAAGGCTAGATCAAACTCCCCGCCAGGTAAAGGTTTCAGTCAAATCACTAGGCAAATTGGTGATTGAATGTGACGAGCTATGGTCATTTGTTGATAACAAGAAAAACGAGATTTATATCTGGCTAGCAATTGACCGTAATTCTCGAAAAATTCTCGGTTGTTTTGTCGGAGATAGAACCAGAAAATCAGCCCGTAAATTGTGGGCTTCTTTACCAGAGGTTTATCAGCAATGTGCCTTCTCCTATACAGATTTTTGGCAGGCTTATAAAACAGTTATTCCCCCTAAACGTCATAAAGCTGTTGGTAAAGAAACGGGTCTAACTAATCACATTGAGCGATTGAATAATACCTTCAGACAAAGAGTTTCTCGACTGGTGAGAGAAAGCCTATCGTTCTCCAAAAAGCTGAACAATCACATTGGAGCTGTTTGGTACTTCATTCATGGCTACAATGCAGAGCTAGACCGGATTTGA
- the istB gene encoding IS21-like element helper ATPase IstB — MLYLKQLRLTHMLAHWESLEHQAMQEQWSYAKFLLALCEQETHRRNDLRLQRSLSEAQLPSAKSFSNFDFTHCPNFNPAPLMQLAEDTTWLERAGNCLIFGPSGVGKTHLAAGLTRRMVELGKRAKFFAANALVQELQHTKLQLQLPALLRKLDRFDLLVLDDLGYVKKSEAETSVLFELIAHRYERKSLLITANQPFSQWDAIFSDSMMTVAAVDRLVHHGTIFEIKSDSYRRQAATERLSNS; from the coding sequence ATTCTTTACCTCAAGCAACTGCGACTGACTCACATGCTCGCTCACTGGGAATCATTGGAACACCAAGCTATGCAGGAGCAATGGTCTTATGCCAAATTCTTACTGGCATTATGCGAACAGGAAACACATCGCCGCAACGATCTCCGGTTACAACGAAGCCTGTCCGAGGCTCAACTCCCCAGCGCAAAAAGTTTTTCCAACTTTGATTTTACTCATTGTCCTAACTTCAATCCTGCTCCATTAATGCAGTTGGCTGAAGATACTACTTGGTTGGAGCGAGCTGGAAATTGTCTGATTTTTGGTCCATCTGGGGTGGGAAAAACTCATCTGGCTGCTGGCTTGACTCGTCGGATGGTGGAGTTGGGCAAGCGGGCTAAGTTCTTTGCGGCTAATGCTCTAGTCCAGGAGTTACAGCATACTAAATTACAACTGCAACTGCCAGCTTTGCTCAGGAAGCTCGACCGTTTTGACTTGCTAGTTCTTGACGATCTGGGCTATGTCAAGAAGTCTGAGGCAGAAACTTCGGTATTGTTTGAGTTGATTGCTCATCGCTATGAGCGCAAAAGTCTACTCATTACTGCCAATCAGCCTTTCAGTCAGTGGGATGCGATTTTTTCCGATTCGATGATGACGGTTGCTGCTGTAGACCGCTTGGTGCATCATGGCACGATCTTTGAGATTAAGTCTGATAGTTATCGTCGTCAAGCTGCAACCGAGCGCTTGAGCAATTCTTAA
- a CDS encoding CHASE2 domain-containing protein — protein MSRRLNLLNIWLIAGVGLSVVWSLVLSILLSQLPLVGKLELRIQDTLLRLYKPSVLPKEILLVTIDRPIARPEHNFYAELVQGLIDKGAKVVVLNLPNSIRRPLDSRLENSLKELIPQNFQTKSS, from the coding sequence ATGAGCAGAAGATTGAATCTCCTCAACATTTGGCTCATAGCAGGGGTTGGCTTGAGTGTTGTTTGGAGTTTAGTTTTGAGTATTCTCTTGAGCCAGCTACCGCTGGTTGGCAAACTAGAGCTAAGAATTCAAGACACTTTGCTCCGGCTCTACAAACCTAGCGTTCTACCGAAAGAAATTTTGTTAGTGACAATCGATCGCCCGATTGCTAGACCAGAACACAACTTCTACGCCGAGCTAGTTCAAGGACTGATTGATAAAGGCGCAAAAGTTGTCGTCTTAAATTTACCCAATTCGATCAGGCGACCCTTAGATAGTCGGTTAGAAAATTCTCTCAAAGAACTGATTCCGCAAAATTTTCAGACCAAATCGTCTTAG
- a CDS encoding VCBS repeat-containing protein produces the protein MKLPKPIATLFFVAELLLVGILPAAASYGRWDATYNGYGDTNYTAVPADYDGDKKADLSVWSNNGAWYIDYSGNGYGSWDASYNGYGDTNYTAVPHDYDGDAKADLSVRGNSGAWYIDYSGNGYGSWDASYNGYGDTNYTAVPHDYDGDKKADLSVWGKNGVWYIDYSGNGYGSWDASYNGYGDTNYTAVPHDYDGDAKADLSIRGTNGAWYIDYSGNGYGRWDASYNGYGDPNYAPVPHDYDGDAKADLSIRGTNGAWYIDYFAL, from the coding sequence ATGAAACTACCAAAACCGATCGCCACTCTTTTTTTTGTTGCAGAATTACTACTCGTGGGAATTCTCCCCGCTGCCGCTAGTTATGGTCGCTGGGATGCCACCTACAACGGCTATGGCGATACTAACTACACTGCCGTTCCTGCCGACTATGATGGCGATAAGAAAGCTGACCTCAGTGTTTGGAGTAACAATGGAGCTTGGTATATCGACTACTCTGGCAACGGTTATGGTAGTTGGGATGCTTCATATAACGGATATGGCGACACGAATTACACTGCCGTTCCTCACGACTATGATGGCGATGCCAAAGCCGATCTAAGCGTTAGAGGTAACAGCGGAGCTTGGTATATCGACTACTCTGGCAACGGTTATGGTAGTTGGGATGCTTCATATAACGGGTATGGCGACACTAACTACACTGCCGTTCCTCACGACTATGATGGCGATAAGAAAGCTGACCTGAGTGTTTGGGGTAAGAATGGAGTTTGGTATATCGACTACTCTGGCAATGGCTATGGTAGTTGGGATGCTTCATACAACGGCTATGGCGATACGAATTACACTGCCGTTCCTCACGACTATGATGGTGATGCTAAAGCCGATCTAAGCATTAGAGGTACCAACGGAGCTTGGTATATCGACTACTCTGGCAACGGTTATGGTCGCTGGGATGCTTCATATAACGGGTATGGCGATCCGAACTACGCTCCCGTTCCTCACGACTATGATGGTGATGCTAAAGCCGATTTAAGCATTAGAGGTACCAACGGAGCTTGGTATATTGACTACTTTGCACTTTAA
- a CDS encoding response regulator transcription factor, with protein sequence MQFGTVGGGQSAKPGLAMLKQIFQRYPRLNILVYSSEPNCLRQLISQISKHQGGFVAVNKMERRNAFLEGARSALAGQLKIHRDLIKDMQLTPQELEILELLCNQALSDRAIAQQMHVSHKTAQNYVQRLKAKLDIEPLDGQNINSRVAVCMAAIDRKLIVC encoded by the coding sequence TTGCAGTTTGGTACGGTGGGAGGCGGACAATCAGCCAAGCCAGGTTTAGCAATGTTGAAACAGATTTTCCAGCGCTACCCGAGACTCAACATCCTCGTTTATAGCAGCGAACCAAACTGCCTCAGACAACTGATATCGCAGATTAGTAAACATCAAGGTGGTTTTGTCGCGGTTAACAAGATGGAAAGACGAAATGCTTTCTTGGAAGGCGCTCGTAGCGCTCTAGCAGGACAACTGAAAATTCATCGCGATTTGATCAAGGATATGCAACTCACCCCACAGGAGTTGGAAATTCTCGAGCTTTTATGCAATCAAGCGCTATCAGATCGGGCGATCGCCCAACAAATGCACGTCTCTCACAAAACAGCTCAGAATTACGTGCAGCGCCTCAAGGCAAAATTGGATATTGAGCCGCTCGACGGACAAAATATCAACTCCCGCGTCGCTGTTTGTATGGCGGCGATCGATCGCAAGTTAATTGTTTGCTAG
- a CDS encoding NAD(P)/FAD-dependent oxidoreductase → MAHTPKFRQFMRTLQKAQRENLMAEGKSPPLTKRQVGWTRRRWLKLAALATGTALTTNVLPDLEAAWSRERRNPKIAIVGAGIAGLNAAYQLKKAGLTASVYEARQRLGGRIHSVTDAVGEGLVLDLGGHFINTNHADMLELASEFGLKLFNRNEDAARFPFPKEAYYFDGKIRSEAEVADKLRPLARQISDDADLLDKDYKKFAPMFDRISVTSYLDKHADKIPEPFIRALIEDTIRTEFGTEPKEAPVLLLLFLLPAVDGDKVEVLGDSDETFVVEGGSGRIIDSLAQALPGQILSGMRLTQIQSRGSGFRLTFFGNYIVDADYVIVAIPFTVLREVKIQVELPKRLRRFIHEAILSSNEKLEAGFDQRVWRRENGFVQEVWTDLEFSEVWDATQRQADRKDGVLTFFLGGHQAIAVQSGSAQSQGKKFVDLFENIIPGAKGAANGSFLRTQWTQDPFTKGAYSSFKLGQLTEFADFFYIESDDSEERQDVNVGNLIFAGEHVSDEFSGYMNGGAQTGRLAAATVLERIQAQQRILPRKLVKNKGTA, encoded by the coding sequence ATGGCACATACGCCAAAGTTTCGCCAATTCATGCGAACCTTACAGAAGGCGCAGCGGGAAAACCTCATGGCTGAAGGGAAATCTCCGCCGCTGACCAAACGGCAGGTTGGATGGACGCGCCGGCGCTGGCTCAAACTAGCAGCCCTTGCTACAGGGACAGCACTGACTACTAATGTGTTGCCTGATTTAGAAGCGGCTTGGAGTCGAGAGAGAAGGAACCCCAAAATTGCGATCGTTGGCGCTGGCATTGCCGGATTAAATGCAGCATATCAGCTCAAAAAGGCTGGCTTGACGGCTTCTGTTTATGAAGCTAGGCAGCGATTAGGAGGGCGCATACACTCAGTTACTGATGCTGTAGGCGAAGGTTTGGTGCTCGATTTAGGCGGTCATTTCATTAATACAAATCATGCAGATATGTTGGAGCTGGCAAGTGAATTCGGTCTGAAACTATTTAATCGGAATGAGGATGCTGCCAGATTTCCCTTTCCTAAAGAAGCTTACTATTTCGATGGAAAAATCCGCTCTGAAGCGGAAGTTGCGGATAAACTGCGTCCGCTCGCACGGCAAATCTCTGATGATGCCGACTTATTAGATAAAGACTACAAGAAGTTTGCACCGATGTTCGATCGGATATCCGTTACCAGTTATCTAGACAAACACGCCGACAAGATTCCAGAGCCTTTTATCCGCGCACTGATCGAAGATACGATCCGCACGGAGTTTGGTACCGAACCTAAAGAGGCTCCAGTACTGCTACTGCTATTTCTTCTGCCTGCGGTAGATGGAGACAAAGTAGAGGTATTGGGTGATTCTGATGAAACTTTTGTGGTCGAGGGTGGTAGTGGCAGAATTATCGATAGTCTGGCACAGGCTCTACCAGGACAGATTCTTTCTGGTATGCGCCTAACCCAGATTCAGTCTCGTGGTAGTGGCTTTCGTCTGACCTTTTTTGGCAATTACATTGTCGATGCCGATTACGTCATTGTCGCGATTCCTTTCACCGTACTGCGAGAGGTGAAAATCCAAGTTGAGTTGCCAAAGAGGTTAAGGCGTTTCATTCACGAAGCGATTCTCAGCTCGAATGAAAAGCTAGAGGCTGGATTTGACCAGAGAGTTTGGCGGCGGGAAAATGGATTTGTTCAGGAGGTCTGGACCGATCTGGAATTCTCTGAAGTTTGGGATGCAACCCAGCGGCAAGCAGACAGGAAGGATGGAGTGCTGACTTTCTTCCTTGGAGGTCATCAAGCCATAGCGGTTCAATCTGGCAGCGCTCAGTCACAAGGCAAGAAGTTTGTAGATCTGTTTGAGAATATCATCCCAGGAGCCAAGGGAGCGGCGAACGGAAGCTTTTTGCGAACTCAATGGACTCAAGATCCTTTCACCAAAGGTGCTTATAGTAGCTTTAAGCTCGGACAGCTGACTGAGTTTGCCGACTTTTTCTACATTGAATCGGACGATTCCGAAGAACGCCAAGATGTCAATGTCGGGAATTTGATCTTTGCCGGAGAACATGTAAGCGACGAATTCAGTGGATACATGAATGGCGGTGCTCAAACTGGTCGACTCGCGGCTGCAACCGTGCTCGAAAGAATCCAAGCACAACAAAGGATTTTGCCACGAAAACTAGTGAAAAACAAAGGAACGGCTTGA